In the genome of Deinococcus sp. QL22, one region contains:
- a CDS encoding LacI family DNA-binding transcriptional regulator, translating to MSKTSTTAVTIHDVARHSGVSYQTVSRVVNNHVSVAATTRERVLQAIQELNYRPSLLAKSLVSKRSGLLGVVAYGTDQYGPSQVVQNVERCARKHGYEVILVTLREFKEAEMLNAVGRLQQFGVDGVVLLAPYDAHDIVRGLGSQVPFILVDATADVDGTTVSIDQVEGAVIATEHLIGLGHRDILHISGPREWSDAELRHQGYVQTLERHGLGVLPRHEGDWSPGSGFAATRRALDAGISFSAVLAGNDQMALGVLTALKGAGLNVPADVSVVGFDDTPEAAFYDPPLTTVVQDFGLLGRKSLDELLRLIEQPTAHSRHVVFQPQLILRGSTARRPDPETH from the coding sequence ATGTCTAAAACCAGTACCACCGCCGTGACCATCCATGATGTCGCCCGCCATTCCGGCGTGTCTTATCAAACGGTATCGCGGGTCGTGAACAACCACGTCAGTGTGGCCGCCACCACCCGCGAACGTGTGCTGCAGGCCATTCAGGAGCTGAATTACCGCCCCAGCCTGCTCGCCAAAAGCTTGGTCAGTAAGAGGTCGGGGCTGTTGGGCGTGGTGGCCTACGGCACCGACCAGTACGGACCGTCGCAGGTGGTTCAGAACGTAGAACGCTGCGCCCGCAAACACGGCTACGAAGTCATTCTGGTTACGCTGCGTGAATTCAAGGAAGCCGAGATGCTGAACGCAGTGGGCCGGTTGCAACAATTTGGCGTCGACGGCGTGGTGTTGCTGGCTCCCTACGACGCCCACGACATTGTGCGTGGCCTGGGCAGTCAGGTGCCGTTTATTCTGGTCGACGCCACCGCTGATGTCGACGGCACCACCGTCAGCATCGATCAGGTCGAGGGGGCCGTGATCGCCACCGAACACCTGATCGGCCTCGGTCACCGCGATATTCTGCACATCAGCGGCCCGCGTGAGTGGAGCGACGCCGAGTTGCGGCATCAGGGCTACGTGCAGACTCTAGAGCGCCACGGCTTAGGTGTTTTGCCCCGGCACGAGGGTGACTGGAGTCCGGGCAGCGGATTTGCGGCCACGCGGCGGGCGCTCGACGCCGGAATATCGTTCAGTGCGGTGCTGGCAGGCAACGACCAGATGGCCCTCGGTGTACTGACGGCGCTCAAGGGTGCGGGCCTGAATGTCCCAGCTGACGTGTCGGTGGTGGGCTTCGACGATACCCCCGAAGCGGCCTTTTACGACCCGCCCCTGACCACGGTCGTGCAAGATTTTGGCCTGCTGGGACGCAAGAGTTTGGACGAACTGCTGCGCCTGATCGAGCAGCCCACCGCACACAGCCGCCACGTCGTGTTCCAGCCGCAACTGATCTTGAGGGGAAGTACGGCACGCCGGCCTGATCCAGAAACGCACTAA